In Clostridia bacterium, a single genomic region encodes these proteins:
- a CDS encoding flagellin, giving the protein MRINQNISALNAYRNLTVTNTALSKSMEKLSSGLRINRAADDAAGLAISEKMRGQVRGLAQAIRNAQDGISLIQTAEGALNETHAILQRMRELAVQAANDTNTDEDRTQLQAEVTQLIQELTRIANNTEFNTKKLLNGSLAGTGLIFHIGANAGQTVTLTINNMTATGLSVNTVNISTQSGANTAISAIDTAIEQVSTQRANLGAMQNRLEHTINNLSVAKENLTAAESRIRDVDMAEEMMAFTRNQILMQAGTAMLAQANQVPAVVLQLLS; this is encoded by the coding sequence GTGCGCATTAACCAGAACATCTCCGCGCTCAACGCCTACCGCAACCTGACCGTCACGAACACGGCGCTGAGCAAGTCCATGGAGAAGCTGTCCTCGGGCCTGCGCATCAACCGCGCCGCGGACGACGCGGCGGGCCTGGCCATATCCGAGAAGATGCGCGGCCAGGTGCGGGGCCTCGCCCAGGCCATACGCAACGCCCAGGACGGCATATCCCTGATCCAGACGGCAGAGGGCGCTCTTAACGAAACCCACGCCATTCTCCAGCGCATGCGGGAGCTGGCCGTGCAGGCAGCGAATGACACGAACACTGACGAGGACCGTACTCAATTGCAGGCCGAGGTAACCCAGTTGATCCAGGAGCTGACCCGCATCGCCAATAACACAGAATTCAATACCAAGAAGCTGCTTAACGGGTCCCTCGCGGGGACAGGGCTGATTTTCCACATCGGTGCCAATGCGGGTCAGACGGTCACGCTCACCATTAATAACATGACGGCCACCGGCCTAAGTGTTAATACCGTAAACATTTCCACGCAGAGCGGAGCCAATACCGCCATTTCGGCAATTGATACGGCTATCGAACAAGTTTCCACCCAGAGGGCCAACCTGGGCGCCATGCAGAACCGCCTAGAGCACACCATCAACAACCTGAGCGTGGCCAAGGAGAACCTGACCGCCGCCGAGTCCCGCATCCGCGATGTGGACATGGCGGAAGAGATGATGGCCTTCACCAGGAACCAGATCCTGATGCAGGCCGGTACGGCCATGCTCGCCCAAGCCAACCAGGTGCCGGCGGTGGTCCTGCAACTGTTGAGCTAG